The Streptomyces sp. NBC_01463 DNA window GTCCAGGGCCTGTTCCTGCTCCCGGCCCGCCGCGCCGGTGCGGGGTGCCAGCCGGGCCTCCATCTCCCGCAGCGATCCGCGCACCTGGATACCGGCATACGTCGCTGCCGCCGCCATCACCGAGGTGCCGGGCACGGCCATCGGGTTCCCCTCCGCCGGGCAGCAGCGGGCGTCGGGGCAGACGTAGGACCAGAACCTGTTGCCGGAGATGCAGAGCGCTTCGAGCACGGGGACGTCCAGAGCCCCGCAGGCGGTACGCAGCCCCTGGGCGAAGGGCCGCAGCCGCTCCATGGTCCGGCTGCCGGTCTCCCCTTCGGCGGGTTCCTGGCAGAGGAAGACGACGATCGCGTCGGGGCGCCCGCCGCGCCGCTCGCTCCCTTTGATCAGGCACTCGGCCAGCTGCTCGGCGACCGACGGCCATTCCTGCTCGGACTGCGGGATACCGAGCCTGAGACGCCCGCCGAAACGGCCCCGGCCGCCGTGCAGCGCGACCATGACCACGCTGTCGTTCGGATGGAACCCCATGAGATACGGGAGTGCGTCGGCCAGCTCGGCGGGGCCGCGCAAAGTGATCTGCTGCTCATCGGACGGACCGGTGGATTCGTGGTGCTTGTTCATGGGATGACCGTCCCGCGTCGGGACGGTTTCCGCGACCCCCTGTGGATAACTTGTCCACAGGGGGTGAGACCGGTCCGGGGCCCCCGAGCCGGGAGCCGCGGTCGGCGCCGGTCCTCAGCCGGCCAGGGCCAGGACGAGCGGCAGCACCGGACCCGATCCGCTCTGGCTCAGGAGGCGCGCGCCCACGGCCAGGGTCCAGCCGGAGTCGGAGTAGTCGTCGACGAGCAGGACCGGGCCGGCGGCCCCGGCCAGGGCGGCGGCCAGTTCGTCTGGCACGGCGAAGGAGGCGGCCAGGGAACGCAGTCGCTGGGCGGAGTTGCTGCGGTGGGCCGCGAACTCGCCGGCTTCCGGGGTGTGGACCAGGCTGCCCAGCAGCGGGAGCCTGCCCACCCTGGCCACACCCTCGGCCAGGGAGCCGACCAGCTGGGGGCGGGTGCGGGACGGCATCGAGACGACCCCCACCGGCCGCGCCACCGCGTCGGGAGAGCCGCTCGCCCAGCCGCCCGGCGAACGGGCCCAGTCCGCCAGCACGGTCACGACGGCGTTCAGGACGTCGTCCGGCACCCGCCCGTCCGCCGCCTGCTCCGCCAGGAGCGGGCGCAGCCGGTTGCCCCAGCCGATGTCCGACAGCCTGCCCAGCGCCCGCCCGGTGACCGCCTGCTGGCCCGCGGGAATGCGGCCCTTGAGGTCCATGCCGACCGCGGCGAGCCCGGTCGGCCACATCTTGCGGGGCTCGACCTCGACTCCCGGCCGGTCCAGTTCGCCCGTCGCCGCCGCGAGAGCCGCCGAGGAGACCGCGGGATCGAGCCAGGGCCCGGCGCAGTTGTCGCAGCGGCCGCACGGGGTCGCCTTCTCGTCATCGAGCTGCCGCTGCAGGAACTCCATCCGGCACCCCGTGGTCGCCACGTAGTCCCGCATGGCCTGCTGCTCGGTCTCCCGCTGCTTGGCCACCCAGGCGTACCGCTGCGCGTCGTACGCCCACGGCTGCCCCGTCGCGGTCCAGCCCCCCTTCACCCGCTTGACCGCCCCGTCGACGTCGAGCACCTTCAGCATCGTCTCCAGGCGCGAGCGCCGGAGGTCCACCAGTGGTTCCAGCGCGGGCAGCGACAGCGGACGGCCCGCCTGTTCCAGTACGTCCAGGGTGCGGCGCACCTGCTCCTCGGGCGGGAAGCCGACCGACGCGAAATACGCCCAGATCGCCTCGTCCTCCTTGCCCGGGAGCAGCAGCACATCCGCGTGGTCCACGCCGCGCCCCGCGCGCCCCACCTGCTGGTAGTAGGCGATCGGGGACGAGGGCGAGCCCAGGTGCACGACGAACCCCAGGTCCGGCTTGTCGAAGCCCATGCCCAGCGCCGACGTCGCCACCAGCGCCTTCACCCGGTTCGCGAGCAGATCCTCCTCGGCCTGCAACCGGTCGGCGTTCTCCGTCTTCCCCGTGTAGGACGCCACCGGATAGCCGCGCTGACGCAGGAACGCCGCGACCTCCTCGGCCGCCGCCACCGTCAGCGTGTAGATGATCCCCGAACCCGGCAGATCCCCCAGCCGCTCCCCCAGCCACGCCAGCCGGTGCGCCGCGTTCGGCAGTTCCAGCACCCCCAGCCGCAGGCTCTTGCGGTCCAGCGGCCCGCGCAGGACCAGGGCGTCACCACTGCCCGTGCCCAGCTGCTCCGCGACGTCCGCGGTCACCCGCGCGTTCGCCGTGGCCGTGGTGGCCAGCACCGGGACGCCCGCCGGCAGCTCCGCGAGCATCGTGCGCAGCCGGCGGTAGTCGGGCCGGAAGTCGTGTCCCCAGTCGGAGATGCAGTGCGCCTCGTCGACCACCAGCAGACCGGTCGTGGCCGCGAGCTTCGGCAGCACCTGGTCCCGGAAGTCCACGGAGTTGAGGCGCTCCGGGCTGACGAGGAGGACGTCGGTCTCGCCGCGCTCCACCTCCCCGTAGATCGTTTCCCACTCCTCCGGGTTGGCCGAGTTGATCGTCCGCGCCCGGATGCCGGCCCGTGCCGCGGACTCGACCTGGTTGCGCATCAGGGCCAGCAGCGGGGAGATGATCACCGTGGGACCCGAGCCGCGCCGCCGCAGCAGAGCGGTGGCCACGAAGTAGACGGCCGACTTCCCCCAGCCGGTGCGCTGCACCACCAGGGCCCGCCGTCGCTCCTGGACCAGCGCGGACACCGCCTGCCACTGGTCCTCCCGCAGCCGGGCAGGGCCTCCGGGATCACCGACGAGCTCGGCGAGGACGGCATCTGCTTCAGTGCGGAGTTCCAGGTTGTCCATGACCCCCATGCAACCCGATGACACCGACAATCGACGACTTCACCCCGCGTGGGGACCCGCTCACCTGCGGGAGGGCCGGGACGGGCCAGGTGTTTTCGCTGGTCCTCGCCGTTCAGGCGGGACAGGTGGCGTCATCCGGTGCTGGACTGGGCAGGGATATCCGTGTCATTCCGGCTGATTACCGTCAGCTGCGCCAATTGCTCGTTGCCGCCCGCCGATACGCCAGGAAGAATTGGTCTCGCTCCCCGCACGGTCTCTTCGCGGGCCCGGAAGGGCTGTGCCGCGGCGCGCCCTCACCCGACCCTGCCCGCATCGTGGGCGCGTATGCGAAGGGAGGACCGTGACCTTCGGATTCGCTCCGTCCGCAGCCACTTCGATGTCGGCCACCGCCGACTCCGCCAACCGCCTTGCCAGAATGCTCGAACCGGCCGAGTGGGCGGCAGCGGGCATACCCCTGCTGCGCAGCCCGCGCGAGGTGGTGAGCGGGCTGCACGCCAGGCACCTGCCGACGCCCGAGACCGCCGTCGTCGCCGTGCTCGACCACGAGGAACGGCTGGCGGCCAGCGCTTCGTTCGCCCGCCGTTCGGTGACGGCGGACGGCTGGGAGTTCCGCAACGCGCTGCTCGCGCATCTGCGCCGGGTCATCCCGCACGATCTCCGCCGCCGCACTCCGGTCCGTACCGCGGTCCTGCTCTACTGCCGCGAGGGGGACGAGCGTTGGACGGAGGAGGACGGGGCCTGGATGTGGGGCCTGCGGGACGCCTGCACGCTGCACGGGCTGCGGTGCGGCGCGTACATCACGCTGACCCGGGGCGGCTGGCAGGTGCTCGGTGAGGGCCGGGGCGGCCGTCGCCCCAGTTCCACGTCACAGCCGACCGCCCTCGCCGACACCGCGCTGGACCAGGATCCGGCGCCGCTGCGCACCGGCGGCGGCGCCGTGCAGGCACTGCACCGCACCGCGGCCCGCTGACCCGGCCCCCGGGCGCCCGGCCACCCCTACGGGCGGCCGGGTCGGCCATGGGCCGCCGCGTGCAGCGGCTCAGACACCGGCGCCGAGCACCGCGTTGATCCGCTGCGGGTCACCGCAGACGATCAGCAGGGTTCCGGCGCCGCGCTGCGCTGCCGACAGCGTGCGGGCGGCGGCGTCGTCGGCGGCACCGTTGACCGCGACGATCACCACCGGGCGGGACGTCACCCGCTCCGCTGCCGCGGCACCGGCGAAGAACACGTCGTCGCCCGCTTCGTGCTGGGCCCAGTAGGCGGCCTCGCCGAAGGAGAGCTCGTGCGTGGCCCACGGGTGCTGCTCACCGGTGGTGAGCACCAGGATGTCGCCGGGCGCGCGGCCCGAGTCGAGCAGCAGGTCCACCGCCTCGTCGGCGGCGTCGAGCGCACCGTCGGCCGAGGCGGGGATCAGCTGCAGCTGGGGTGCGGAACGATTCTCCGGCCGGGCCGCCTGGGGCCGGTCGGAGCTGGAGTGCGGGCGCGGCGCCGGGGGCGCGGGCCTCGCGGGGCCGGGACCCGGACGACCGGGGCGCGGCATGGCCGCGGAACGCGGACCGGGTACGGGACGAGGGGTCGACGCGGTGCGGCCGGTGGCCGGAGTGGCGCGGGGACCCTGGGCGCTCTCGTGAATCTGAGGCTCCTCGGGGATGAGAGGCATGGGTGGTTGTCTATCAAACGCCGGCGCACGGGGCGTCGGCGGGTGGGTACATGTGCGCGATCAGAAGTCGAAGCCGAGCTGGCCCCCGCTTTCCAGTGCGGCCGCCTCGGCGGAGAAGCGGACCTTCTTGAGGTGCTGCCACCTGGGCAGCGCGTCGAGGTAGGACCACGAGAGGCGGTGGTGGGCCGTGGGCCCCCGCTCCTCCAGCGCGGCCCGGTGCACGGGGGACGGGTAGCCGGCGTTGGCGTCGAAGGCGAAGTCCGCGTACTCGCCGGTCTCCGCGCCGAGTTCGGCCATCACGGTGTCCCTGCGGACCTTCGCGATCACGGAGGCCGCCGCGACCGCGACGCAGGACTGGTCGCCCTTGATGACGGTACGGACCTGCCAGGGGCTGCCCAGGTAGTCGTGCTTGCCGTCCAGGATCACCGCGTCGGGCCGCACCGGCAGCGCCTCCAGGGCCCGCACGGCGGCGAGCCGGAGCGCGGCGGTCATCCCGAGTTCGTCGATCTCCTGCGGGGAGGCGTCGCCGAGTCCGTAGGCCGTGACCCAGCGCTCCAGCAGCGGTGCGAGCTCCGCGCGGCGCTTGGGGCTGATCAGCTTGGAGTCGGTGAGTCCGGCGGGAGGCTTGCGGAGGCCGGTGACCGCGGCACACACGGTGACCGGTCCCGCCCACGCTCCGCGTCCGACCTCGTCGACACCGGCGACGGTCTTGGCACCGGTGGTGGCGCGCAGTGAGCGCTCGACGGTGTGCGTGGGTGGTTCGTACGGCATGGCGCCAGTCAGCGTACGCCGATGAGTCCGCCGAGAACACCCCGGGGCGCCCCTCGGCCGCCCCCCGGCCGGCCCCGGCTCATCGGACGGGCCGGGGCAGGGCCTCGTGCGGGGCCTCAGGGGCGGACGTTACGAAGTGCTCAGCGCCGGGGGCCGGCGGGGGCGGCGCGGAAGAACGGCACGGCGACCTGATCGATCAGGTCGGCGATGTCCCCGTCCGTCCATTCGCTGCCGCACACCTTGGTGCGATACATCATCATCGCGGGGATGACGTCGAAGGCCAGCCCGCGCAGGGCGTCGGGGCGCACCTCGCCGCGGTCGACACCCCTGCTCACCACTTCTCTTATGAGGCTGGTCGTCGGCCCGACGACACCACTGAGGATCATCGACTGGAACCGTTCGGCGGTGTCCGCATCGCACTCGTGAAGGACCGCGCGCAGCGCCGAGCCCGACTGGGAGAGCATCGCGTCACGGAGCCGGCAGCACAGCTGATAGAGGTCGTCCCGGATGTTCCCGTGGTCCGGCGCCTCCCCGATCGCCGGGAGCGCGCTGCGCAGCGCGTCCGCGACCAGGTCCTCCTTGGAGGGCCACCTCCGGTAGATCGCGGCCTTGCCGGTCTGGGCTCCGGCGGCGACCCCCTCCATCGTGAGCCCGCTCCAGCCGACCGTACTCAGCCGCTCCAGGGCGGCTTCGAGGATCGCGCGTTCCAGCACGGGCCCGCGGCGCCTGAGTGACACCACCGGCTGCCGGGCGGCGGCGGCCGATCGCGAAGTAACCATGAGCTTCTCTCCATCGGAACAGATCGGATCACAGCGGGGCGGTACGCCCGCGCCGGGCTGAGCAGGTCCCGGCCGGGACGGCGGATCCGGACGCGGCGCGACAACGGCGATTCAGTGAACGCTTGCGTTCACTGAAGGGGACTCACTAACGTTGACGACGCAGTGAACGGTTCCGTTCACTAATTCACTTGTGGGGGACCCATGGTGACAACCTCTCAGTTAAACGAACGAAGCGCACCGGGCGCGGCACGACGGCAGGGGCGCCCGGGGATCGCCCTGGCCGTCATCGCCGCCTGTCAGTTGATGGTTGTGCTCGACTCCACGATCGTCAACATCGCCCTCCCGCACATCCAGGACGCGCTCAGCTTCTCGACCACC harbors:
- a CDS encoding RecQ family ATP-dependent DNA helicase yields the protein MDNLELRTEADAVLAELVGDPGGPARLREDQWQAVSALVQERRRALVVQRTGWGKSAVYFVATALLRRRGSGPTVIISPLLALMRNQVESAARAGIRARTINSANPEEWETIYGEVERGETDVLLVSPERLNSVDFRDQVLPKLAATTGLLVVDEAHCISDWGHDFRPDYRRLRTMLAELPAGVPVLATTATANARVTADVAEQLGTGSGDALVLRGPLDRKSLRLGVLELPNAAHRLAWLGERLGDLPGSGIIYTLTVAAAEEVAAFLRQRGYPVASYTGKTENADRLQAEEDLLANRVKALVATSALGMGFDKPDLGFVVHLGSPSSPIAYYQQVGRAGRGVDHADVLLLPGKEDEAIWAYFASVGFPPEEQVRRTLDVLEQAGRPLSLPALEPLVDLRRSRLETMLKVLDVDGAVKRVKGGWTATGQPWAYDAQRYAWVAKQRETEQQAMRDYVATTGCRMEFLQRQLDDEKATPCGRCDNCAGPWLDPAVSSAALAAATGELDRPGVEVEPRKMWPTGLAAVGMDLKGRIPAGQQAVTGRALGRLSDIGWGNRLRPLLAEQAADGRVPDDVLNAVVTVLADWARSPGGWASGSPDAVARPVGVVSMPSRTRPQLVGSLAEGVARVGRLPLLGSLVHTPEAGEFAAHRSNSAQRLRSLAASFAVPDELAAALAGAAGPVLLVDDYSDSGWTLAVGARLLSQSGSGPVLPLVLALAG
- a CDS encoding ribonuclease HII: MPYEPPTHTVERSLRATTGAKTVAGVDEVGRGAWAGPVTVCAAVTGLRKPPAGLTDSKLISPKRRAELAPLLERWVTAYGLGDASPQEIDELGMTAALRLAAVRALEALPVRPDAVILDGKHDYLGSPWQVRTVIKGDQSCVAVAAASVIAKVRRDTVMAELGAETGEYADFAFDANAGYPSPVHRAALEERGPTAHHRLSWSYLDALPRWQHLKKVRFSAEAAALESGGQLGFDF
- a CDS encoding TetR/AcrR family transcriptional regulator, translated to MVTSRSAAAARQPVVSLRRRGPVLERAILEAALERLSTVGWSGLTMEGVAAGAQTGKAAIYRRWPSKEDLVADALRSALPAIGEAPDHGNIRDDLYQLCCRLRDAMLSQSGSALRAVLHECDADTAERFQSMILSGVVGPTTSLIREVVSRGVDRGEVRPDALRGLAFDVIPAMMMYRTKVCGSEWTDGDIADLIDQVAVPFFRAAPAGPRR